One Vibrio neonatus genomic window carries:
- a CDS encoding ABC transporter ATP-binding protein: MSRTLAIKDLTCKYDNQVVLESLSLTVKQGEIVCLLGASGCGKTTLLKAISGLLPLTRGFIELNGTVIDDGEHWVPPEQRNIGMIFQDYALFPHLTVAQNISFGIKELSQEVQKERIEEMLTMVHLQNLGDRYPHQLSGGQQQRVAIARSLAYKPDLLLLDEPFSNIDTQVRHKLIAQIRSIFKQAGVTAIFVTHSREEAFAFADKMAVMNKGVIEQFGSASDLYHTPSSRFVADFLGGGSYLQGTKIEQGMYQTALGVVKATCKQQNSDEAAMILFRPQHLQLTANTAGETVVLEQQFMGDHFRYVVDVKGHRLLSSSIEQLDVGSRVDVQLTSTQLLAF, encoded by the coding sequence ATGAGCCGTACTCTAGCCATTAAAGATCTTACCTGTAAATACGACAATCAAGTGGTGCTTGAATCACTGTCCTTGACGGTAAAGCAAGGTGAGATTGTTTGTCTGTTGGGAGCCAGTGGTTGTGGCAAAACCACGTTGCTTAAAGCTATTTCAGGGTTACTTCCGCTAACGAGAGGCTTTATTGAACTCAATGGCACTGTGATTGATGACGGTGAGCACTGGGTGCCACCCGAGCAGCGTAATATCGGAATGATCTTTCAAGATTACGCTCTATTTCCGCACCTAACGGTGGCGCAAAATATCAGCTTTGGAATTAAAGAACTGTCGCAAGAGGTGCAAAAAGAGCGCATTGAAGAAATGCTGACTATGGTACATCTGCAGAACTTGGGTGATCGTTATCCGCACCAGTTATCGGGTGGTCAGCAACAGCGTGTTGCAATTGCTCGCTCTCTTGCTTACAAGCCAGATCTATTGTTGCTTGATGAACCTTTTTCTAACATAGATACCCAAGTTCGCCACAAGTTGATCGCGCAGATCCGCAGTATCTTTAAACAAGCGGGGGTGACGGCTATTTTTGTGACTCACAGCCGAGAAGAGGCGTTTGCTTTTGCCGATAAAATGGCGGTGATGAACAAAGGCGTGATTGAGCAATTTGGCAGTGCTAGCGACCTTTACCACACCCCATCAAGTCGTTTTGTGGCTGATTTCTTAGGTGGTGGCAGTTACTTACAGGGCACAAAGATAGAGCAAGGGATGTATCAAACGGCTTTGGGAGTGGTGAAGGCAACTTGCAAACAGCAAAACAGTGATGAAGCCGCCATGATTTTATTTCGTCCGCAACATCTGCAATTAACCGCGAATACGGCGGGAGAAACCGTGGTATTGGAACAGCAGTTTATGGGTGACCATTTCCGTTATGTTGTGGATGTAAAAGGGCACCGATTGCTGTCTAGCTCGATTGAGCAGTTAGATGTCGGTAGCCGAGTTGATGTGCAGCTCACATCAACTCAACTACTGGCTTTTTAA
- a CDS encoding Fe(3+) ABC transporter substrate-binding protein: protein MKKLLMLTAAVSSVFAPIASATEEVNVYSYRQPFLVEPMFDEFTKQTGIAVNVKFSKTGIAEKLAQEGEYSPADVVLTTDISRLVELSNKKVVQAVDSKVIDANVPAQYRDSENEWFSLTLRTRNVYSSRDRVGKLGSDFDYKDLVNPEYKGKICTRSGKHPYNVSLVASMVAHYGEAEAKTWLEGVKANLARKPQGNDRAQVKAIKEGLCDVALGNSYYLGKMVNNPKQVSWAESVYINFPGQEANGTHVNVSGMAMAKHAPNQANALKLMEFLTGDKAQQMYAEINYEYPVKEGVKRSELVASWGDFKADKLPLEKIAENHAIAVKLLDETKFDL, encoded by the coding sequence ATGAAAAAACTACTTATGTTGACTGCTGCTGTTAGTAGTGTATTTGCACCAATCGCATCAGCGACAGAAGAGGTTAACGTATATTCATATCGTCAGCCGTTTTTAGTTGAACCTATGTTTGACGAATTTACTAAGCAAACAGGAATTGCGGTTAACGTTAAGTTCTCTAAAACCGGTATTGCAGAGAAGTTAGCACAAGAGGGTGAATACAGCCCGGCAGACGTCGTATTGACGACTGATATCAGCCGTTTGGTTGAACTAAGCAATAAAAAAGTAGTTCAAGCTGTTGATAGTAAAGTGATTGACGCGAATGTTCCTGCGCAATACCGCGACAGTGAAAATGAGTGGTTTTCTCTCACATTGCGTACTCGTAACGTCTATTCGTCTCGAGATCGCGTAGGTAAACTAGGCTCTGACTTTGATTATAAAGATTTGGTCAACCCTGAGTATAAAGGCAAGATTTGTACTCGTAGCGGTAAGCACCCTTACAACGTTTCTTTAGTGGCTTCTATGGTCGCTCACTATGGCGAAGCGGAAGCAAAAACATGGCTTGAAGGTGTAAAGGCTAACCTTGCTCGTAAGCCACAAGGTAATGACCGCGCTCAAGTTAAAGCAATCAAAGAAGGTCTATGTGACGTTGCTCTAGGCAACAGCTACTACCTAGGCAAAATGGTAAACAACCCTAAGCAAGTGAGCTGGGCTGAATCTGTTTACATTAACTTCCCTGGTCAAGAAGCCAATGGCACTCATGTAAACGTCAGTGGCATGGCAATGGCTAAGCATGCGCCAAACCAGGCTAACGCTCTGAAGTTAATGGAATTTTTAACAGGTGATAAAGCGCAACAAATGTATGCAGAAATCAACTATGAATACCCAGTGAAAGAGGGCGTGAAGCGTTCTGAGCTTGTGGCTTCATGGGGTGATTTTAAAGCAGATAAACTGCCTTTAGAAAAGATTGCTGAAAATCATGCTATTGCTGTGAAGTTGCTTGATGAAACTAAGTTCGACCTGTAA
- a CDS encoding ABC transporter permease: MKENYSLFRTSSALLAALLVLPILAIFYTSLGGDNDLFAHLFDTVLPTYISNTFWLVFGVMLLSLLIGIPSAWLMAMCRLPSEGILQWAMVLPLAMPGYIVGYVFTDWFDFAGPLQVFLRDVTGWGPGDYWFPDMRTLGGAIWVLSLVLYPYVYLLCRAAFMEQSVSILQSARLLKCSPMQSFWRISLPIIRPSIAVGLSLVAMEAIGDFGTVSYFAVNTLTTAVYDTWLGYSNLGAAAKISAIMLLVIILLISGERFSRRKQKLFQSQFNSHENFRYQLTGWKKWAAVTWCWSIVAVAFIFPLLQLCLYAYHYFLESWTSQFYQYAINSLKVSILAALIALIIAVVLNFYSRLSATTSSNLFVRLASMGYAVPGTVLAIGVMLPVLSADHLVNDIAKAMDWGRPGLVFSGSIFAIVFAFVVRFSAVAIGTIESSMSKVSPSLDMAARTMGCTSSQMLKRVHIPLMKRGALIAFLLVFIESMKELNAAILLRPFNFETLATYVYNFASDEQLEIAAMPAVLLVLVGLIPLIIINRSLEQPH, encoded by the coding sequence ATGAAAGAAAACTACTCCCTATTTAGAACCAGTAGTGCGCTGTTAGCCGCGCTACTGGTTTTGCCAATTTTAGCTATTTTTTATACCAGCCTCGGTGGTGACAACGATCTGTTTGCACACCTGTTTGATACGGTATTGCCTACCTATATCTCTAATACTTTCTGGCTTGTATTTGGTGTGATGTTGCTGTCTTTGTTGATAGGGATCCCGAGTGCATGGTTAATGGCAATGTGTCGCTTACCATCAGAAGGCATTTTGCAATGGGCGATGGTACTGCCATTGGCAATGCCCGGTTATATTGTGGGATATGTGTTTACCGATTGGTTTGATTTTGCTGGGCCACTGCAAGTCTTTTTACGCGATGTAACGGGTTGGGGCCCTGGTGATTACTGGTTCCCCGATATGCGCACTTTAGGGGGCGCGATATGGGTGCTTTCCTTAGTGCTTTACCCTTATGTGTATTTGCTATGTCGTGCAGCTTTTATGGAGCAAAGCGTTAGCATTTTGCAGTCAGCAAGGCTTTTAAAGTGCTCACCAATGCAGAGCTTTTGGCGAATCTCGTTACCGATTATTCGCCCGTCAATTGCGGTCGGTTTATCGCTGGTGGCAATGGAGGCGATTGGTGATTTTGGTACCGTGAGCTATTTTGCCGTCAATACTTTGACTACCGCGGTCTACGATACATGGCTCGGGTATTCCAACTTGGGGGCAGCGGCGAAAATTTCAGCCATTATGTTGCTGGTGATTATTTTATTGATCAGTGGCGAGCGCTTTAGTCGTCGCAAGCAAAAGCTCTTTCAGAGTCAGTTTAATAGTCATGAAAACTTTCGTTACCAACTGACGGGTTGGAAGAAGTGGGCGGCGGTGACTTGGTGTTGGTCGATAGTGGCAGTGGCGTTTATTTTCCCGTTGTTACAGCTTTGTCTGTACGCCTATCACTACTTCTTGGAAAGTTGGACAAGTCAATTTTATCAGTACGCCATTAACAGTTTAAAAGTGTCGATACTTGCGGCCTTGATTGCTTTGATTATTGCGGTAGTTCTTAATTTTTATAGCCGTTTATCGGCCACAACCAGCAGTAATCTATTTGTGCGTTTGGCCTCTATGGGGTACGCCGTGCCGGGGACAGTACTTGCTATAGGCGTAATGCTACCCGTGTTAAGTGCCGATCATTTGGTGAATGACATTGCCAAAGCGATGGATTGGGGTAGGCCGGGGCTTGTTTTCTCCGGTTCAATATTTGCGATTGTATTTGCTTTTGTGGTGCGTTTTTCAGCGGTGGCGATTGGCACAATTGAAAGCAGCATGAGTAAGGTATCGCCTTCTTTAGATATGGCGGCGCGCACTATGGGGTGCACTAGCTCGCAAATGCTCAAAAGAGTACACATTCCATTAATGAAACGTGGCGCATTAATTGCCTTTTTATTAGTGTTTATTGAATCGATGAAAGAGTTGAATGCCGCCATATTACTGCGCCCATTCAACTTTGAAACACTCGCTACCTATGTGTACAACTTTGCCTCGGACGAACAACTGGAAATCGCAGCTATGCCTGCGGTGTTGTTAGTTTTGGTTGGCCTTATTCCGTTAATTATTATCAATCGTTCTTTGGAGCAACCCCACTGA
- a CDS encoding beta-N-acetylhexosaminidase — MSLFRLDLKVVNESEERTRFALSVVNNSKAQLTDWTLHFSMTRFLDSSSCTVGQLSQTGSFCTLSALPALESNQTFNTEFEMPTPPLQLQCDGILEAFIQSSERYSVAVTPLQLPAAKSVSHGLEPVEKADIAIIPKPNNLDPMQGTFEFVIGEELHVESPIAKEAALWFCESAPQLKLKMTQQGARIQFKSMSCLSASAYQLDISATSLIVSASDAQGFTHAVASLLQLFKDETSLCCVKISDSPAYPYRGMMLDCSRHFHQIEQIKLIIDQLARYKYNHFHWHLTDDEGWRIEIKAFPELTDIGAWRGKDLPLAPQFRHIESKYGGFYTQQQIKEVVAFAQRRGIIVVPEIDIPGHCRAAIKSLPHLLLDKDDASIYRSVQHYTDNVLSPALEGTYEFLDKVIAEVVELFPAPYVHIGADEVPEGVWTQSDKCQALMKEHGYTEAKDLQGHLLRYVENKLNSYGKRMLGWEEAQHGDKVSQQTVIYSWQSEQAAIECARKGFDVVLQPGQYTYLDMAQEFDASESGFYWANITPLKHAYHYQPLQQIAADDPIQKKVWGIQAALWCELVNNPQKLQYMVHPRLQAIAEVCWTDASNKDWTDFLSRLKSDLEQLDQRGIHYRNPWY, encoded by the coding sequence ATGAGCCTATTTCGCCTTGACCTAAAAGTAGTCAATGAAAGCGAGGAGCGTACCCGTTTTGCGTTATCTGTAGTCAATAACTCTAAGGCACAACTGACTGACTGGACGCTGCATTTTTCAATGACTCGTTTCTTAGACAGTAGCAGCTGTACGGTAGGGCAACTTTCACAAACCGGCAGTTTTTGCACCTTGAGCGCACTGCCTGCTTTAGAAAGTAATCAAACCTTTAACACCGAATTTGAAATGCCAACGCCACCATTGCAACTGCAATGTGACGGTATTCTTGAAGCATTTATTCAATCCTCTGAGCGCTATTCGGTCGCCGTAACCCCATTACAGTTACCTGCGGCCAAATCGGTTTCCCACGGCTTAGAGCCCGTAGAAAAGGCCGATATTGCTATCATTCCTAAACCGAACAATCTTGACCCTATGCAAGGGACATTTGAGTTTGTAATAGGCGAAGAATTGCATGTAGAAAGCCCAATCGCCAAAGAGGCAGCCCTATGGTTTTGTGAAAGCGCACCGCAACTAAAGCTAAAAATGACCCAGCAAGGCGCTCGAATCCAGTTTAAATCTATGAGTTGCTTATCCGCATCCGCCTATCAACTGGATATCTCAGCCACAAGCCTGATCGTCAGTGCCAGTGATGCACAAGGCTTTACGCATGCGGTTGCGTCTCTATTGCAGCTATTTAAAGATGAAACATCACTCTGTTGCGTAAAAATCTCTGATAGCCCAGCATATCCTTATCGCGGCATGATGCTTGACTGCTCTCGTCACTTTCATCAGATAGAGCAAATTAAACTCATCATCGACCAATTAGCTCGCTACAAATACAATCATTTCCATTGGCACCTGACCGATGATGAAGGTTGGCGAATCGAAATCAAAGCCTTCCCTGAGTTAACCGATATTGGCGCATGGCGTGGTAAAGACTTACCTCTTGCTCCGCAATTTAGACATATTGAGTCCAAATACGGCGGCTTTTATACGCAACAACAGATCAAAGAAGTGGTGGCGTTTGCTCAGCGTCGCGGAATCATTGTGGTGCCCGAAATTGATATTCCCGGTCACTGCCGAGCGGCGATAAAGTCTTTGCCGCACTTGTTATTAGACAAGGATGACGCATCCATCTATCGCAGCGTACAACACTACACTGATAACGTGCTATCACCTGCCCTAGAAGGCACTTATGAGTTCTTAGATAAGGTTATTGCCGAAGTTGTAGAGTTATTTCCTGCTCCTTATGTACACATTGGAGCGGATGAAGTGCCAGAAGGTGTATGGACGCAAAGTGACAAATGTCAGGCACTGATGAAAGAACACGGTTATACCGAAGCCAAAGATCTGCAAGGGCATTTACTGCGCTATGTAGAGAATAAACTCAACAGTTACGGCAAACGTATGTTGGGTTGGGAAGAAGCGCAACATGGCGATAAAGTCAGCCAGCAAACCGTGATCTATTCTTGGCAAAGTGAGCAAGCGGCTATCGAGTGCGCACGTAAAGGATTTGATGTGGTATTACAGCCGGGACAGTACACCTATCTGGATATGGCTCAAGAATTTGATGCGAGCGAATCGGGCTTTTACTGGGCGAATATAACCCCGCTCAAACACGCCTACCACTATCAACCCCTGCAACAAATTGCCGCCGATGATCCGATCCAGAAAAAGGTATGGGGCATTCAAGCGGCGCTATGGTGTGAGTTGGTTAATAACCCGCAAAAGCTACAATATATGGTGCATCCTCGCCTGCAAGCCATTGCAGAAGTGTGCTGGACTGATGCTAGCAATAAAGATTGGACTGACTTTTTATCTCGCCTCAAGTCTGATTTAGAACAGCTTGACCAACGAGGAATCCACTACCGTAACCCTTGGTACTAA